The following coding sequences are from one Kallotenue papyrolyticum window:
- a CDS encoding glycoside hydrolase family 5 protein codes for MTASDAEARGAGQAQHASGVPAARWQRLTRGINLSHWFAQARRYDQAHLRSYITAADLDLIRAMGFAHVRFTLNPALLLDRAAPERLVAEALAEVDRALDLILARELAVIVDLHPEDDFKHWLGDSAEAASIFARFWRALAAHLAARDPEWLVLEVLNEPVIADGARWAAIQRAALQAMREGAPDHTLIASGHRWSSLPELLELEPVTDRNVVYNFHCYDPHIFTHQSATWSMSFLPHLRHLPYPSSPEAIAALLPRIDDPRAREAARVYGEERWNATRMRDWLAQAAAWAARHGVRLTCNEFGVYRVGALPEHRLAWLRDVRSILEELDIGWTMWDYAGGFSVVLDQDGRRVPDVATLAALGLSWS; via the coding sequence ATGACCGCTTCAGACGCCGAAGCCCGCGGTGCGGGGCAGGCGCAGCATGCCTCCGGGGTGCCCGCGGCACGCTGGCAACGCCTCACGCGTGGTATCAATCTGAGCCACTGGTTTGCGCAGGCGCGGCGCTATGATCAGGCGCATCTGCGCAGCTACATCACCGCCGCCGACCTGGATCTGATTCGCGCGATGGGCTTTGCCCATGTGCGCTTCACGCTCAATCCGGCGCTCCTGCTGGATCGCGCCGCGCCGGAGCGTCTGGTCGCCGAGGCGCTGGCCGAGGTGGATCGCGCCCTGGACCTGATCCTGGCGCGTGAGCTGGCGGTGATCGTCGATCTGCATCCCGAAGATGATTTCAAGCACTGGTTGGGCGACAGCGCTGAGGCGGCAAGCATCTTTGCCCGTTTCTGGCGCGCGCTGGCGGCGCACCTGGCCGCGCGCGATCCGGAGTGGCTGGTGCTGGAGGTGCTCAATGAGCCGGTGATCGCCGATGGCGCGCGGTGGGCGGCGATTCAGCGCGCGGCGCTGCAGGCCATGCGCGAGGGCGCGCCCGACCACACGCTGATCGCCAGCGGACATCGCTGGTCGAGCCTGCCGGAGCTGCTGGAGCTGGAACCGGTCACCGATCGCAATGTGGTGTACAATTTCCACTGCTACGATCCGCACATTTTCACGCATCAGAGCGCGACCTGGAGCATGTCGTTCCTGCCGCACCTGCGTCACCTGCCCTACCCGTCCAGTCCGGAGGCGATCGCCGCCCTGCTGCCGCGGATCGATGATCCGCGTGCGCGCGAGGCGGCGCGCGTCTATGGCGAAGAGCGCTGGAACGCCACGCGCATGCGCGATTGGCTGGCACAGGCCGCCGCCTGGGCGGCGCGTCACGGCGTGCGCCTGACCTGCAACGAGTTCGGGGTGTACCGCGTCGGCGCGCTGCCGGAGCACCGCCTGGCCTGGCTGCGGGATGTACGCAGCATCCTGGAGGAGCTGGATATTGGTTGGACGATGTGGGACTATGCCGGCGGTTTCAGTGTCGTGCTCGATCAGGATGGCCGGCGCGTGCCGGATGTGGCGACACTGGCTGCGCTGGGCCTGTCCTGGTCGTAG